DNA from Cryptosporangium phraense:
CCGTCGGCGATCCGCGGGTCGTTCTTCGTCATGACGGCAGCGTAGGCAGCGCGAACACCGGGTTCATGGGACCGCGGTCGACGATCGTCTCCGACTTTCGTCGAGGGTGAGCGGCGACCGCGCGGCGATGTGTGTCCACCCCGGACCTCGCGACGCTGTGTCCCGACCGCGACGACGCAAGGAGACACACCATGTTCGCGAAGCTCGCAGGCCTCGTCCTCACGGCCGCCGTCGGCACCGGCGTGCTCGCGGCGGTACCCGCACAGGCCGCCGCCCCCACCTGCACGCCGGCCACGGCCACCGCGGTCGCCGACTACCTGGACCACTCGGTGCCCGCCGGGCTGAAGAAGGCCGGCACCCCGGGCGCCGTCGTCTCGGTGGTCTCCGGCGACCGGACGATCTACCGCCGCGGCTTCGGCCGGGCCGACGTCGAGAAGGACGTGCCGATGGACCCGGCGACGTCCGGCGTCCGCATCGCGTCGATCACCAAGTTGTTCACCGCGACAGCGGTGATGCAGCAGGTCGAGGCGGGCCGCCTCGACCTCGACGCGGACGTGAACACCTACCTGAAGACGTTCCGGATCCCCAGGACCTACCCGAAGCCGATCACGCTGCGGAACCTCCTGACGCACACCGCGGGGTTCCAGGACCAGATCATGGGGACCGGGGCGCGGACGGCCGAGGACGTGCCTCCGCTCGGCGAGTACCTGGCCCACCACATCCCGGCCCGGATCCGGCCACCGGGCGTGGTGTCGGCGTACTCGAACTACGGGGCCGCGCTGGCCGGGTACGTCGTCACCCAGGTCAGCGGGGAGCCGTACGACCGGTACGTCCAGAAGCACATCCTGGATCCGCTCGGGATGACCCACACGACCGCGTCCGAGCCGGGGCCGGCCTCGATCGTCGCCGACCGGGCGGTGAGCTACGCCGACCACCAGCGGGTGCCGTTCGAGTTCGACCCGATGACCCCGGACGGGTCGATCACCGCGACCGCCGACGACATGGCCAGGTTCCTGAGCGCGCAGCTCAACCAGGGCCGGGGCATCCTCTCGCCGGAGGCGGCCGCGACCCTGCACGCGAAGACGTTCGCGGCCGACCCGCGGCTCGGCGGCTACGCGCTCGGCTTCATGAACAAGACCTGGAACGGCCACCGGATCCTGATGCACGACGGCGGCTGGGAAGGCTTCCTCAGCGTGCTGGTGATGATCCCGGACTGCCACCTCGGGGTGTTCCTGTCGCTGAACTCGATCGAAGGCGGCGAGAGCTTCGGCGACGTGCTGAACGGTTTCGTCGACCGGTTCGCGCCCGGGTCCAACCCGCCGGTGACCGGTCCGTCGACCGCCGCCCCGGAGCCGGGGTTCTACGCCGCGACGCGGCGCAACGCCTCCGGCGTCGAGAAGATCCTCACGCTCCTCAACACCGGCCGTCTGACGGTGCGGGACGACGGGTCGGTCCGCTTCCGGAACAAGACGTGGACGCCGGCCGGCCGCGGTCTGTACGTCGACGACGACGATCACCTGGTTGCGTTCGAGCGGGACGGGGTGCGGTACGTGGGTACCGACGGGCCGACGTTCGAGCGGCTGGGTACGCCGTCCACGTTGCCGTTCAACCTCGGGGTGCTGCTGGCCTTCGCGGTGCTGGCGCTGTCCGCGCTGGTGGTGCCGGTGAGCGGGCTCGTACGGAGGCTGCGCAAACGGACGCGGGGCAGTGCGCGGTGGCGGGTGTCGCGGGGGCTGGCGGCCGGGTCGGCGCTGGTCGGGCTGGGTTTCCTGATCTCGTTGGCGTTGGCTCTGTTCGGGGACGTCAGCGACTACCTGTACGGGCCGCCGCTGGTGTTCGAGCTGATCCTGCTGCTGCCGGTGCTGGCGCTGGGGCTGGCCGCCGGGGCGCTCGGGACGACGGTGTGGGGCTGGCGCGGGGCCGGGGCCGGGGTGGTGGCCCGGGTGCACCAGGTGCTGCTGCTCGGCGGGCTGGCCGCGCTGGCCTGGTTCTGCTGGACCTGGAACCTGATCGGCTGGCAGTTCAACTAGACGGAGTGCAGGGGTCGTCGCAGGGCGATGGCCAGTAGGACGGCGGTGGCGCCCGCGATGCTGATCGCGAGCGCCACCGTCGTCGTCTGCGTGATCAGGCCGAAGAGGGCCGGGCCGAGGCCCTGGAACGTCATCAGGCCGGCCGAGAGCAGGCCGAAGGCCTGGCCGCGACGGTCCTCGGGGACGGCGTCGAGGAAGCGGCGCTGGAGGCCGAGCGAGGCGGCGTAGCCGCCGCCGGTGAGCAGCAGCAGGGCGGCGGCGAGCGGGAGCGGTGGCTCGATCGCGAACACGAGCAGCGGGACGCCGAGCAGGGCCACGAGCGGGAGCACGAGGCGCTCGCGGACGGGCGGGGCGACGAGGCGGGCGACGACGATGTCGCCGATCATCATGCCGATCGGGGAACAGGCGAGGAGGAGTCCGCCGGAGCCGGTCGGGAAGTGCCGCACCTCGGCGTACGGGATGAGGAGCGCCTCGCCGCCGGTGCCCACGGCCGGCGGGAGCCACTGCGCCAGCATCAGCACCCGGACCCGGCGATCCCCGAGCAGCGCCCTGGCCCCCGCCCAACTGGTCGCCCGCGCGCCGC
Protein-coding regions in this window:
- a CDS encoding serine hydrolase domain-containing protein — translated: MFAKLAGLVLTAAVGTGVLAAVPAQAAAPTCTPATATAVADYLDHSVPAGLKKAGTPGAVVSVVSGDRTIYRRGFGRADVEKDVPMDPATSGVRIASITKLFTATAVMQQVEAGRLDLDADVNTYLKTFRIPRTYPKPITLRNLLTHTAGFQDQIMGTGARTAEDVPPLGEYLAHHIPARIRPPGVVSAYSNYGAALAGYVVTQVSGEPYDRYVQKHILDPLGMTHTTASEPGPASIVADRAVSYADHQRVPFEFDPMTPDGSITATADDMARFLSAQLNQGRGILSPEAAATLHAKTFAADPRLGGYALGFMNKTWNGHRILMHDGGWEGFLSVLVMIPDCHLGVFLSLNSIEGGESFGDVLNGFVDRFAPGSNPPVTGPSTAAPEPGFYAATRRNASGVEKILTLLNTGRLTVRDDGSVRFRNKTWTPAGRGLYVDDDDHLVAFERDGVRYVGTDGPTFERLGTPSTLPFNLGVLLAFAVLALSALVVPVSGLVRRLRKRTRGSARWRVSRGLAAGSALVGLGFLISLALALFGDVSDYLYGPPLVFELILLLPVLALGLAAGALGTTVWGWRGAGAGVVARVHQVLLLGGLAALAWFCWTWNLIGWQFN